Proteins encoded in a region of the Populus nigra chromosome 3, ddPopNigr1.1, whole genome shotgun sequence genome:
- the LOC133688155 gene encoding putative disease resistance protein RGA3, which yields MAERVLFNIAEEIVKKLGPLATQEVALWWGVKDQLSKLMSTVTRIKGVLHDAEEQVQKPPAQLEDWLGKLQEAVYDAEDLLDDFSTEVQRKRLMSRNKISREVRTFFSGSNQLVYGWQMGHKVKELRQRLDEIVSESEKFHFEVRYEEKASLTMIREATTSSEPEIFFGREDEKKKVMSFLLNPNDEIESVSVISIVGMGGLGKTTFAQSIFNDVQVNLHFGQKLWVSVSGGFDVKKILKDVSEAAGISQVSDRLESLKNELKEKIENRKYLLVLDDVWDNKDGRDGEKWDSLKQSLPHEADRGNKMIITTRSDTIANLTSKIPLALKGLFEKDSWSLFSNKAFGPGQESNYIDEKIKKEIVERCQGVPLVIKTIARLMSLKDRAQWLSFIKRELPNRVKDDNIIDTLKLSYDPLPSYLKHCFAYCSLFPKGHRIDVKSLIQLWIAQGFVSSSNSGRRCIEIVGLKCFESLLWRSFFHEVKKDGLGNIQSCKMHDFMHDLATHVAGFQSIKVERGGNRISELTRHVSLDPELDLSLPCAKHLRTLVLLKDGEWDEGSWNSICRDFRRLRVLVLSHLEMEEVSPLIQKLKHLKYLDLSNNEMEALSNSVTSLVNLQVLKLNGCLSLKELPRDISKLINMRHLDVGCYRDVIDRTVGPRLG from the exons ATGGCTGAACGTGTACTCTTCAATATTGCGGAGGAAATAGTAAAGAAACTGGGTCCACTAGCTACCCAGGAGGTTGCACTGTGGTGGGGTGTCAAAGATCAGCTAAGCAAGCTCATGAGCACGGTTACCAGAATTAAGGGTGTCCTCCACGATGCTGAGGAGCAGGTGCAGAAACCACCCGCTCAACTTGAAGATTGGCTCGGGAAGCTGCAAGAAGCGGTCTATGATGCTGAAGATTTGCTGGATGATTTCTCAACAGAAGTGCAGCGAAAAAGATTGATGTCCCGAAATAAAATATCGAGGGAGGTACGTACATTCTTCTCAGGGTCAAACCAACTTGTTTATGGTTGGCAGATGGGTCATAAAGTTAAGGAACTTAGGCAGAGGCTAGATGAGATTGTTTCTGAGAGTGAAAAATTTCACTTTGAGGTTCGTTATGAGGAGAAAGCTTCTTTGACTATGATTAGAGAGGCAACTACCTCGTCTGAACCTGAGATATTTTTCGGgagagaagatgaaaaaaagaaagttatgaGCTTTCTGTTGAATCCCAACGATGAGATTGAGAGTGTTTCTGTCATCTCAATAGTTGGAATGGGCGGGTTGGGAAAGACCACATTTGCCCAGAGTATTTTCAATGATGTACAAGTTAATTTGCATTTTGGTCAGAAACTCTGGGTCAGTGTCTCGGGTGGTTTTGATGTCAAAAAGATACTGAAAGATGTATCAGAGGCTGCAGGTATTAGTCAAGTTTCTGATCGGTTAGAGAGTCTGAAAAATGAacttaaggaaaaaatagaaaatagaaaatacctGCTTGTATTAGATGATGTGTGGGATAATAAGGATGGTCGAGATGGTGAAAAGTGGGATAGTTTGAAGCAGTCCTTACCACATGAGGCTGATAGAGGAAACAAGATGATAATAACTACACGTTCTGATACAATTGCAAATTTAACAAGCAAAATACCACTTGCGTTAAAAGGCCTTTTTGAAAAGGACTCGTGGTCTCTTTTCTCAAACAAGGCTTTTGGTCCAGGTCAAGAGTCAAATTATATagacgaaaaaataaaaaaagagattgtaGAGAGGTGTCAGGGAGTTCCTCTGGTCATAAAGACAATTGCGAGGTTAATGTCTTTGAAAGATAGAGCCCAGTGGTTGTCCTTTATCAAACGAGAACTTCCAAATAGGGTCAAAGATGATAACATCATAGATACCCTTAAGTTAAGCTACGATCCTCTTCCATCATATTTGAAGCACTGCTTTGCATACTGTAGCTTATTCCCAAAAGGTCATAGGATTGATGTGAAGTCATTGATTCAACTTTGGATTGCACAAGGGTTTGTTAGCTCTTCAAATTCAGGTCGTAGGTGTATTGAGATTGTTGGTCTCAAGTGCTTTGAGAGTTTACTGTGGAGGTCCTTCTTTCACGAAGTGAAAAAGGATGGTTTAGGTAACATACAAAGTTGCAAAATGCATGATTTTATGCATGATCTTGCAACCCATGTCGCTGGTTTTCAGAGCATCAAAGTGGAGCGTGGAGGAAATAGGATTAGTGAATTGACTCGGCACGTGTCATTGGACCCGGAATTAGATTTGTCTTTGCCTTGTGCAAAACATCTAAGAACACTTGTATTACTGAAAGATGGCGAATGGGATGAGGGGTCATGGAATTCTATTTGTCGAGACTTTAGGCGTTTACGTGTGCTTGTTTTGAGTCATTTGGAAATGGAGGAAGTGTCACCTCTCATTCAAAAGCTCAAGCATCTGAAATATCTTGATCTTTCGAATAATGAGATGGAGGCGCTTTCTAATTCTGTCACCAGTCTGGTAAATTTGCAAGTGCTCAAGCTCAATGGTTGTTTGAGCCTTAAAGAACTACCTAGAGATATTAGTAAGCTAATTAATATGAGGCATCTTGATGTTGGTTGCTATCGTGATG TCATTGACCGTACGGTGGGACCCAGACTTGGATAA
- the LOC133690222 gene encoding uncharacterized protein LOC133690222 has product MATTASNGAQKREKVTPSSHPHTSTRRQGSSRPASPSSGSTNKDNPSTPSGKPIPNYLKPTFSSRPESLKQVKKTGHEDTSQKPALLRRRSFDKPPSLHHVQKPLLSSDSKERPGRERLIRTARSSSFSSKNVTSPKTVFDRNATSHKPGQSQPLATRITRRSISPSTKKVSNALLLPKEPIRHDVAQNLDLETKQESNAESFLAHESEEILNAVIQEQVPSDWQKVKNKEEPIVSEETEGNNVTEDEKLKGSNITTVAEGEISNDPALAEPVEETETELHQESENRQEEEYNGKLEESIDTNANLEEGIAVEADDQVKVEENANENEVSPEVPVGEEKEGDMNKVNEGSEEHKPQEEQDKVVRNAQEEEKPDDANSPQKKQVVQGIKKESHAAYNDVIEETKNKLLEERKNKVKALVGAFETVIDYESK; this is encoded by the coding sequence atggcaaCAACTGCAAGCAATGGTGCCCAGAAGAGGGAGAAGGTCACACCCTCTTCACATCCTCACACAAGTACTCGCAGGCAAGGGAGTTCAAGACCAGCCAGCCCTTCATCAGGCTCAACCAACAAGGATAATCCCAGCACCCCATCAGGAAAACCAATCCCAAACTACCTCAAGCCTACATTTAGCTCAAGACCTGAGTCCTTAAAACAAGTTAAGAAAACTGGCCATGAAGACACATCACAAAAGCCTGCTCTTCTTAGAAGAAGATCCTTTGATAAGCCTCCATCTCTTCATCATGTACAAAAGCCACTACTCTCTTCAGATTCTAAAGAGAGACCAGGTAGAGAAAGATTAATCCGCACAGCCCGATCTTCAtctttttcatcaaaaaatgTTACTTCACCAAAAACTGTCTTCGACCGGAATGCCACATCACATAAGCCAGGACAATCTCAGCCACTGGCTACAAGGATCACGAGGAGGAGCATTAGTCCCTCTACCAAGAAAGTGAGTAATGCTCTTCTTTTGCCGAAAGAGCCAATCCGTCATGATGTAGCTCAGAATTTGGATCTTGAAACTAAGCAAGAAAGCAATGCAGAATCTTTTTTGGCTCATGAAAGTGAAGAGATACTGAATGCTGTGATCCAGGAACAAGTTCCTTCTGATTGGCAAAAGGTAAAAAACAAGGAAGAACCTATTGTTTCTGAAGAAACTGAAGGTAACAATGTTACTGAAGATGAGAAGCTCAAGGGCTCTAACATTACCACAGTTGCTGAAGGAGAAATTAGTAATGACCCCGCATTAGCAGAACCGGTTGAAGAAACAGAAACCGAGTTACATCAAGAAAGCGAAAACCGACAAGAAGAGGAATATAATGGCAAATTAGAGGAAAGCATCGACACTAATGCTAACCTTGAAGAGGGTATTGCAGTTGAGGCTGATGATCAAGTGAAAGTGGAAGAGAATGCTAACGAAAATGAGGTTTCGCCCGAAGTACCTGTTGGTGAAGAAAAGGAGGGAGACATGAACAAAGTTAATGAAGGAAGTGAGGAGCATAAGCCCCAGGAAGAACAAGATAAAGTAGTGAGAAATgctcaagaagaagaaaagccagATGATGCAAATTCGCCACAAAAGAAGCAAGTGGTACAAGGCATTAAAAAGGAATCTCATGCTGCATACAATGATGTGATCGAAGAAACTAAGAATAAGCTACTTGAGGAGAGAAAGAACAAGGTGAAGGCATTGGTTGGGGCATTTGAGACTGTGATAGACTATGAATCTAAATGA
- the LOC133689541 gene encoding putative disease resistance protein RGA4 → MLQSLQPNSSLQELIVKGYGGMRFPSWVSDLSNLVRIRVQHCRRLKHIPPLDGIPFLEELIIWDLVDLEYIDSEGVGGKEVSMFFPSLKSLRIFSCPILKGWRKRWSKDEMNDDSDESTIEEGLRMLCFPRLSSLSIEFCPNLTSMPLFPTLDEDLHLWRTSSMPLQQTMEMTSSVSSSSFTRPLSKLKRLYMYAIDDIESLPEAGLQNLSSLQRLWIYECPRLKSLPLPDQGMHSLQKLEVINCRELKSLSESESQGMIPFLPSLQELIIDYCSEELSGRTGGWGKEREEEWPPNIKHIPDIGIDGDYIQKEGRYVKGEGLSYYYYY, encoded by the coding sequence ATGTTGCAAAGCCTCCAGCCAAACTCGAGTCTTCAAGAGTTGATAGTTAAAGGCTATGGAGGTATGAGGTTTCCAAGTTGGGTTTCAGATCTCTCAAATCTTGTAAGGATTCGTGTACAACACTGTAGAAGACTTAAGCATATCCCTCCCTTAGATGGAATCCCTTTTCttgaagaattaattatttGGGATTTGGTTGATTTGGAGTACATAGATAGTGAGGGGGTTGGGGGAAAAGAAGTGTCGATGTTTTTCCCATCTTTAAAGAGTCTTCGTATCTTTAGTTGTCCCATACTGAAGGGATGGAGGAAGAGATGGAGTAAAGATGAGATGAATGATGATAGTGATGAGTCAACAATAGAAGAAGGGTTGAGAATGCTCTGTTTTCCACGTCTTTCTTCCTTGAGCATTGAATTTTGTCCAAATCTGACTTCAATGCCGTTGTTTCCAACTCTTGATGAAGATCTTCATTTGTGGAGGACTAGTTCAATGCCATTACAGCAGACAATGGAGATGACATCATcagtctcttcttcttcatttaccCGTCCTCTCTCCAAATTGAAGAGACTATATATGTATGCAATTGATGACATAGAATCTCTTCCGGAAGCAGGGCTGCAAAATCTCTCTTCTCTTCAAAGGCTATGGATCTATGAATGTCCAAGATTGAAGTCTCTGCCACTGCCTGATCAGGGGATGCATTCTCTTCAGAAATTAGAAGTCATTAACTGCAGAGAATTGAAGTCGCTATCTGAATCTGAATCTCAAGGGATGATACCCTTCCTTCCCTCTTTGCAAGAATTAATAATCGATTACTGCAGTGAAGAGCTGAGCGGAAGAACGGGAGGATGGGGAAAGGAGAGGGAGGAGGAGTGGCCTCCTAACATTAAACACATTCCAGATATTGGAATTGATGGCGACTACATTCAAAAGGAGGGTCGCTATGTCAAGGGTGAAGGATTGagttattactattactactag